Proteins encoded within one genomic window of Microtus ochrogaster isolate Prairie Vole_2 linkage group LG4, MicOch1.0, whole genome shotgun sequence:
- the LOC101986202 gene encoding zinc finger protein OZF, with translation MSHLSQQGILSGGSPFACKVCGKLFSHKSNLTEHEHFHNREKPFECNECGKAFSQKQYVIKHQNTHTGEKLFECNDCGKSFSQKENLLTHQKIHTGEKPFECKDCGKAFIQKSNLIRHQRTHTGEKPFICKECGKTFSGKSNLTEHEKIHIGEKPFKCNECGTAFGQKKYLIKHQNIHTGEKPYECNECGKAFSQRTSLIVHVRIHSGDKPYECNVCGKAFSQSSSLTVHVRSHTGEKPYGCNECGKAFSQFSTLALHLRIHTGKKPYQCSECGKAFSQKSHHIRHQKIHTH, from the coding sequence ATGTCACACCTCAGTCAGCAGGGGATCTTAAGTGGGGGAAGCCCCTTTGCCTGTAAGGTATGTGGGAAACTCTTTAGCCACAAGTCAAATCTTACAGAGCACGAGCATTTCCACAATAGGGAGAAACCTTTTGAATGTAACGAGTGTGGAAAGGCCTTCAGCCAAAAGCAGTATGTCATTAAGCATCAGAAtacccatactggagagaagcttTTTGAGTGTAATGattgtgggaagtccttcagcCAGAAGGAAAACCTGCTCACCCATCAGAagattcacactggagagaagccttttGAGTGCAAAGATTGCGGGAAAGCTTTCATCCAGAAGTCAAACCTCATCAGACATCAGAGAACTCACACAGGAGAGAAGCCCTTCATATGCAAGGAGTGTGGGAAAACCTTTAGTGGCAAATCAAATCTTACTGAGCACGAGAAAATTCATATTGGTGAGAAGCCCTTTAAATGTAACGAATGTGGAACAGCTTTTGGCCAGAAAAAGTACCTCATAAAGCATCAAAAcatccacactggagagaagccctatgagtGCAATGAATGTGGAAAAGCCTTCTCTCAGCGAACGTCACTTATTGTGCACGTGAGGATTCATTCGGGCGATAAACCCTATGAATGCAATGTCTGTGGGAAAGCCTTCTCTCAGAGCTCCTCTCTCACGGTGCACGTGAGGAGCCATACGGGTGAGAAGCCCTACGGCTGTAATGAGTGTGGGAAGGCCTTTTCTCAGTTCTCAACCCTGGCTCTGCATTTGAGAATACACACAGGTAAGAAGCCGTACCAGTGTAGTGAGTGTGGGAAGGCTTTCAGCCAGAAGTCACACCACATCAGACACCAGAAAATCCATACTCATTAA